Proteins from one Erpetoichthys calabaricus chromosome 11, fErpCal1.3, whole genome shotgun sequence genomic window:
- the LOC114642385 gene encoding proline-rich protein 12-like isoform X2 yields the protein MDRNYPAPGFGDLSAGAGWSYERSPKASLVYGSSRSSHPDTDILHRQAYATPHPLQGYATNHHPAGLSGLFETGLHHAGTGAPDASVMNLISALESRGPQPGPSASSLLSQFRTPSWQTAMHTPAPAELFISGALPGSGTFPSSSALSAYQHPASFTGRSFPGVTSSLSLQDATTFSPTSNGLLSPHDPLLHIKTPPQASALGFDRLLSSQGTAYRGGQDTAPPPPPHPPPPPPAPSRHLPPPQFNLLSSQLQDQPSQLYNTSVFSTAPPPSSSIERAIPRQDSVIKHYQRPSASQSQLSTSAAHSLQHYLSCGAASYQQMSQHHHRSSLSCSPLGDQSPVGSGGTPSTNNSDQQQQQSKSNQQARQDQQAYRPIIQPSPAYSSGGGGGSVSSVSNSGGGAGKTKGGGGGYSSSGGSRHTPTSSSSSSSSAGRPSAAQAASKSCQSVTGYGSPASVKTGSVISSQTPPQQATTQASAYSPGQPPSSQQALLSQQSYAQGFGSPQAQDLTGGTGGAGAGGGSKGYGSLGAGQGFNTDVYGGVQPESGYSSLPASLGAGSPSLGYGATGHSPALSGSLVVGGGSSGGSGGSSGSGAGSSAGSGGFPSHLPDSSPSPSGSTHGAIIRPSLQSPGSSRATQPSQSPGNGVPSQKYLTSVLSPSFLGSPPTFQDSRARSVGGPPYHSSKSKAESDLLAVATSVDRPEDEDDDDFLIQHLLQSQSPPPPTPQSASQQAAQQQVPPPSVPSDCSEDSVAAAKGLVYEMSKSSEERYQLQSVIRTNSANNGPLPGTGASNSANPSLERQLELSLHHQSLKDKKKERGGRPTDQDSLASVVHYSRTDPYNTQELKKAQNDQLLQQQGKSDLFLRKTPDQHAPRLVPDTQSAGLDSHTIQQQQGAAMSLLDSSPDHQGASQAPPNSHLLQSVLAHTPRKAMEQHPLSQHHHLIEAQRLGGMGTPGAGGGDSQSPTSQLQLQLQSQALEAQLHIHVRGQPQQSSSQAMDSRSQSIESQLLDHSHSISQPPNGEGAEDHHRHHHGRHHRPPHGLHGLHHQRSPQEVMQGEGMRPPSHQDLQTFLGESDLSLSAHHNPHSQHHHQQHHHHHHLQPHHHPPQTHHHQMGPQPSSDADRMVDSSQQVPQTQMDTSKDHQFDPSSPPGSKQQAQPQQRFVPLTSICFPDSLLQDEDRSFFPGMEDMFCGPSDDYSKSSCAGGGAGGPVGDPSGDGVTTGDSGGDVDVGRRAGPDGVVDQVKSSSGYDMMSHTGPGGYGPPYCQAMAGPDSGNGHHHSTMHLDLDSLKQHELPSTVNTEQLGLIQSQPTSSSGLGIGGSGAEPSVSKHMSTTPGLTSPIFCSSRPKKLLKTSSFHLLKRRDPQSQPPPKKTYAQEYEFEDDEDKADVPADIRLNSRRLPDLLPDLISSCRKSGGRGSLSPMMGDLDFCNSQNYHHLQPPITDGPKKRGRKPTKPKREGPPRPRGRPRIRPLPLTPVGTMGGVGEIKKPRGRGRGRGKKEEIVGAVVSDQAKMEPLKPLKIKLALPKPTDEQHPLVHSDPLSGSDPSLSDNSAAAAAALGLSPGPGLDLNRTQEKIKLKVQEVEEKQPEMKSGFMASFLDFLKSGKRQQLPSSGSASPGKGGRPSPSGQQAGGAPFGSPPVLSAGGLDSSEDEEDSVSKNQDLQKSISSAISALYDHPQLTSVTATPASAPNPPTTSASTDAVSEPSSAASNSPEPQDSPESDAPEEPATITTNVCCENRDSKAIPEETVENEPPEPNNTPIPEQPPAPSPPPPALEDSESPPSPHDSVPELPPAEAEPSPQTPEESPDSRPLHLAKKQDTAAICGESEDEEAESGGEGIFRERDEFVVRVEDIQTLKLALQTGREPPPIWRVQKALLQKFTPEIKDGQRQFCATSNYLGYFGDAKNRYQRLYVKFLENVNKKDYVRVCSRKPWHRPLQSLREKEAPVPLSAASYRIRRQNQPKTPGPSKTMTPPKVEREVKTEREEKEKEKEKEHPETDRPNPRERLERDKERLDKRERPQEKEKPEKKTLEKAEKKIEKNEKKGEKPEKKGGERSEKKPREATERERPERAERKPAERPEKKQTTTDRSEKTERQVGLRAKQAKQPKVKAEPPPKKRKKWLKEVPSSSDSESSAEQPSEEEERLPAGRGLNTRAMKEMFRSYVEMLVSTALDPDMIQALEDTNDELYLPPMRKIDNILNEHKRKVLRRISLSPSLQEALHSFPQLSMDPVDSTTVKVRLGGEPYNRKTLNKLRKNVHKPQDFKLGVENCKLYSLYHGLHHYKYHTFLRCKKETDCIEQQAEDPGQEEVVQQCMANHRWLETLFESFSELLTHTSQACA from the exons CCTGGTGTATGGAAGTTCTCGATCCTCCCATCCAGACACAGACATCCTCCACCGACAGGCCTATGCGACACCACACCCTCTCCAGGGCTATGCAACTAATCACCATCCTGCAG GCCTCTCAGGTTTGTTTGAGACTGGTTTGCACCACGCTGGAACTGGGGCCCCTGATGCCTCTGTAATGAACCTCATTTCTGCTCTCGAGTCCAGAGGACCTCAGCCAGGTCCCTCGGCATCCTCCCTTCTTTCTCAGTTCAGGACACCTTCCTGGCAGACTg CCATGCATACCCCTGCTCCTGCTGAACTTTTTATCTCTGGTGCACTTCCTGGTTCTGGAACATTCCCTTCTTCTTCAGCTTTGTCAGCTTATCAACATCCAGCATCATTCACTGGCAGAAGTTTTCCGGGTGTGACATCCTCACTGTCACTGCAAGATGCCACCACATTCAGTCCTACTTCCAATGGTCTGTTGTCACCACATGACCCACTTCTTCACATTAAAACCCCGCCACAGGCGTCAGCGCTAGGTTTTGACAGGCTTTTGTCCTCACAAGGCACTGCTTACAGGGGAGGTCAGGACACTGCACCTCCACCTCCCCCacatcctcctcctccacctcctgcACCATCTCGACATCTTCCTCCACCCCAGTTCAACTTGCTTTCTTCCCAGTTGCAGGATCAGCCTTCACAGTTATATAATACCTCTGTCTTCTCCACTGCTCCACCACCAAGTTCTAGTATAGAGCGGGCCATTCCCCGACAAGATAGCGTGATAAAGCACTACCAGCGGCCATCTGCATCTCAGTCCCAACTGTCCACATCAGCTGCCCACTCTCTTCAGCACTACTTAAGTTGTGGTGCTGCCAGCTATCAGCAGATGTCACAGCACCATCACCGGTCCAGCCTGTCCTGCAGCCCACTTGGTGACCAAAGTCCTGTAGGGAGTGGTGGAACACCCAGCACCAACAACTCTGATCAACAGCAGCAACAATCAAAGTCTAACCAGCAGGCACGCCAAGACCAACAAGCCTACAGACCTATCATCCAGCCATCCCCTGCTTACAGCTCTGGTGGAGGAGGTGGATCAGTGTCCAGTGTGTCAAATAGTGGTGGGGGTGCAGGAAAGACGAAAGGTGGTGGTGGGGGCTACTCCTCTTCTGGGGGTTCACGGCACACTCCCACCTCTTCCTCATCTTCATCATCTTCTGCAGGTCGTCCTTCTGCTGCTCAGGCCGCCAGTAAGTCGTGCCAAAGTGTCACAGGATATGGCTCGCCAGCTAGTGTCAAGACAGGGTCTGTAATTTCCAGCCAGACCCCACCACAGCAGGCTACTACACAGGCCTCTGCATACTCTCCGGGTCAACCACCCTCATCCCAACAAGCTCTGTTATCCCAGCAAAGCTATGCTCAAGGATTTGGGTCTCCACAAGCTCAAGATCTTACAGGTGGTACTGGAGGTGCAGGAGCTGGTGGTGGTAGTAAGGGTTATGGCAGTTTGGGTGCAGGACAAGGTTTTAATACAGACGTTTATGGGGGAGTACAGCCAGAGTCTGGCTACTCCAGTTTACCGGCATCTTTAGGTGCAGGGAGTCCTTCATTGGGTTATGGTGCTACTGGGCACTCTCCAGCTCTTTCTGGTAGTCTTGTAGTTGGCGGAGGCTCATCTGGTGGCTCTGGAGGTAGCTCTGGTTCAGGAGCAGGAAGCAGTGCTGGCTCAGGTGGGTTTCCTTCTCACCTTCCAGACTCTAGTCCTTCTCCGTCAGGATCTACTCATGGTGCAATCATTCGTCCCAGCCTGCAGTCACCAGGTAGCAGTCGGGCAACACAGCCTTCGCAATCACCCGGAAATGGAGTGCCatcccaaaaatatttaacatcagTACTGTCGCCTTCCTTTTTGGGATCACCACCAACCTTCCAAGATTCCAGGGCCCGTAGTGTTGGTGGACCCCCATATCATAGCTCAAAATCTAAAGCTGAGTCTGACCTACTAGCTGTAGCAACTTCTGTGGATAGACCcgaagatgaagatgatgatgacttCCTGATTCAGCACCTCCTTCAATCGCAGAGCCCACCACCTCCTACCCCACAGTCAGCCAGTCAGCAAGCCGCCCAGCAGCAGGTCCCACCTCCTAGTGTGCCATCTGACTGTTCAGAGGACAGTGTAGCAGCTGCAAAGGGTCTGGTTTATGAGATGAGCAAGTCAAGTGAGGAGAGATATCAATTGCAAAGTGTAATTCGTACCAACAGCGCCAACAATGGGCCTCTGCCTGGTACTGGAGCAAGCAACTCTGCTAACCCCTCATTAGAAAGGCAGTTGGAGTTGTCTCTGCACCATCAAAGTctaaaagataagaaaaaagagAGGGGTGGTCGGCCCACTGACCAGGACTCTTTAGCTTCAGTAGTGCACTATAGCCGCACTGACCCATACAATACTCAGGAATTGAAAAAAGCTCAGAATGACCAACTGTTACAGCAGCAAGGAAAATCGGATCTCTTTCTACGTAAAACTCCAGACCAGCATGCCCCTAGGCTTGTCCCTGACACTCAGTCTGCGGGTCTAGACAGTCATACTATACAACAGCAACAAGGAGCAGCAATGTCACTCCTTGACTCTTCTCCTGATCACCAGGGGGCATCCCAGGCTCCCCCAAACTCCCATTTGCTTCAGTCTGTGCTTGCTCACACTCCCAGGAAAGCAATGGAACAGCATCCACTAAGTCAGCATCACCACTTAATTGAGGCTCAGAGACTTGGAGGAATGGGCACACCAGGGGCTGGTGGAGGCGATTCTCAATCTCCAACATCCCAGCTTCAGCTTCAGCTGCAGTCACAGGCTTTGGAAGCTCAATTACATATCCATGTTCGGGGTCAACCCCAGCAGTCTAGCTCCCAGGCAATGGATTCCCGCTCGCAGTCCATTGAATCACAGTTGCTTGATCACTCTCATTCTATTTCTCAGCCACCCAATGGAGAAGGAGCTGAAGACCACCACAGGCATCACCATGGTCGTCATCACCGGCCACCACATGGTCTTCATGGTTTGCATCACCAGCGCTCACCACAGGAAGTAATGCAGGGGGAAGGTATGCGTCCACCTTCACACCAGGACCTGCAGACATTTTTGGGTGAATCCGATCTTAGTCTGTCTGCACATCACAATCCTCACTCCCAGCATCATCATCaacagcaccatcaccaccaccaccttcaGCCCCATCACCACCCACCACAGACTCATCACCACCAAATGGGACCTCAACCTTCAAGTGATGCCGACAGGATGGTTGATAGTTCACAGCAGGTTCCTCAGACTCAAATGGACACTAGTAAAGATCATCAGTTTGATCCTTCCAGTCCCCCAGGTTCCAAGCAGCAAGCACAGCCTCAGCAGCGATTTGTGCCACTCACCTCAATCTGTTTCCCAGATTCACTTTTGCAAGATGAAGACCGttccttctttcctggaatgGAAGACATGTTTTGTGGACCTAGTGATGATTACTCAAAGAGTAGTTGTGCTGGTGGTGGTGCTGGTGGTCCAGTAGGTGACCCTTCAGGTGATGGAGTGACAACGGGAGACAGTGGTGGAGACGTGGATGTTGGAAGACGAGCTGGTCCAGATGGAGTAGTAGACCAGGTGAAGTCTTCGTCTGGTTATGATATGATGTCTCATACTGGTCCAGGTGGATATGGACCACCTTATTGTCAAGCAATGGCTGGTCCAGATTCTGGGAATGGCCATCATCATTCAACAATGCATCTTGATTTGGATTCACTTAAACAACATGAACTGCCCTCTACTGTTAATACAGAACAGCTAGGCCTTATCCAGTCACAGCCTACCAGTTCTTCTGGCCTTGGGATTGGTGGAAGTGGGGCAGAACCCTCTGTAAGCAAGCATATGTCCACCACTCCTGGCCTAACTTCCCCCATTTTCTGCTCATCACGTCCCAAGAAACTCTTGAAAACTAGCTCTTTCCATCTTCTAAAGCGACGGGATCCCCAAAGCCAACCACCCCCCAAGAAGACTTATGCCCAAGAGTATGAGTTTGAGGATGATGAGGATAAAGCTGATGTACCTGCAGATATACGACTGAACAGTAGACGACTGCCAGATTTACTTCCCGATCTGATATCCAGTTGCAGAAAGAGTGGTGGCAGAGGTTCACTAAGCCCAATGATGGGAGATCTAGATTTCTGTAACAGCCAGAACTACCACCACCTACAACCACCTATCACTGATGGCCCAAAGAAAAGGGGCCGTAAGCCTACCAAGCCAAAAAGAGAAGGACCTCCAAGGCCCAGAGGCAGGCCTCGCATTCGTCCTCTCCCTTTAACACCAGTAGGCACGATGGGTGGagttggagaaatcaaaaaaccaaGAGGAAGAGGTCGAGGACGCGGAAAAAAAGAAGAGATTGTCGGTGCAGTAGTATCTGATCAAGCTAAAATGGAGCCTCTCAAGCCACTCAAG ATCAAACTTGCCCTCCCTAAGCCCACCGATGAACAGCATCCGCTAGTTCATTCTGACCCTCTTAGTGGTTCAGACCCTTCTCTGTCTGATAACTCGGCAGCGGCAGCTGCTGCTTTGGGATTAAGCCCTGGCCCAGGTTTGGATCTCAACCGGACTCAGGAGAAGATTAAACTGAAGGTACAGGAGGTAGAGGAGAAGCAACCAGAAATGAAATCGGGGTTCATGGCCTCGTTCCTAGACTTCTTGAAGTCTGGGAAACGGCAGCAGCTTCCATCCTCTGGATCAGCTAGCCCTGGAAAGGGTGGTCGTCCTTCACCATCCGGACAGCAGGCTGGTGGAGCTCCATTTGGCAGCCCGCCAGTACTGAGTGCAGGAGGCCTGGACAGCTCAGAAG ATGAAGAGGACTCGGTTAGCAAGAACCAAGATCTTCAGAAGAGCATCTCCTCTGCCATCTCTGCTCTTTATGATCACCCGCAGCTGACCAGTGTGACGGCAACTCCAGCCAGTGCACCAAACCCTCCTACCACCTCTGCATCAACTGACGCAGTATCAGAGCCCAGCAGTGCAGCCAGCAACTCTCCAGAACCGCAAGATAGCCCAGAATCTG ATGCTCCTGAAGAGCCAGCCACCATAACAACAAATGTGTGTTGTGAAAATCGTGATTCTAAAGCCATCCCAGAGGAAACTGTGGAAAATGAGCCCCCAGAGCCAAATAATACCCCCATACCTGAGCAACCACCAGCCCCGTCTCCTCCTCCCCCAGCTTTAGAAGACTCTGAGTCCCCACCTTCTCCTCATGATTCAGTACCAGAGCTTCCTCCTGCAGAAGCTGAGCCCTCACCCCAGACCCCCGAGGAGTCCCCTGACTCAAGGCCCTTACATCTCGCCAAAAAACAGGATACAGCAGCCATATGTGGTGAGTCTGAAGATGAGGAGGCCGAGAGTGGTGGTGAAGGCATCTTCAGAGAAAGGGATGAGTTTGTTGTACGAGTTGAAGATATTCAAACTCTTAAG TTGGCTCTTCAGACAGGTCGGGAGCCACCTCCAATTTGGCGAGTACAGAAAGCTTTGCTACAGAAGTTTACACCGGAGATCAAAGATGGCCAGCGACAGTTTTGTGCCACAAGCAAT TACCTGGGCTATTTTGGTGATGCTAAAAATCGTTATCAGCGCCTTTATGTGAAGTTCCTGGAGAATGTTAACAAGAAGGACTATGTTCGTGTGTGTTCCAGAAAACCATGGCACCGGCCCCTTCAGTCCCTTAG AGAAAAAGAAGCCCCTGTTCCACTGAGTGCAGCGTCATACAGAATAAG GCGGCAAAACCAACCCAAAACACCTGGTCCAAGCAAGACGATGACACCTCCAAAAGTGGAGAgagaagtgaagacagaaagagaggagaaggaaaaggaaaaagaaaaagaacatcctGAAACAGACAGACCAAATCCCAGAGAGCGACTAGAGAGGGATAAAGAGCGTCTTGATAAGAGGGAACGACCTCAGGAAAAAGAAAAGCCTGAGAAAAAGACTTTGGAGAaggctgagaaaaaaattgaaaaaaatgaaaagaaaggagaaaagcCTGAGAAGAAAGGTGGTGAGAGGTCAGAGAAGAAACCCCGAGAAGCCACAGAAAGGGAAAGGCCTGAGCGGGCTGAAAGAAAGCCAGCAGAGAGGCCTGAAAAGAAGCAGACTACCACTGACCGATCTGAGAAAACTGAGAGACAAGTTGGGCTTCGGGCCAAGCAAGCTAAACAGCCTAAAGTGAAGGCTGAGCCTCCacccaaaaaaagaaagaaatggctcAAAGAAGTGCCTTCCTCTTCTGATTCAGAGTCATCTGCAGAACAGCCAAGTGAAGAGGAAG AGCGGCTACCAGCTGGCAGAGGACTGAACACAAGAGCCATGAAGGAAATGTTCCGAAGCTATGTAGAGATGCTAGTTAGTACAGCACTAGATCCTGACATGATTCAAGCCTTAGAAGATACTAATG